Proteins co-encoded in one Aspergillus flavus chromosome 2, complete sequence genomic window:
- a CDS encoding transferase hexapeptide domain protein, which yields MDPRQSQVHLKPPPPQHVRPSASASSSPAPTPRAPVTIHPTTTVADTVILHGTHPISIGAGTIVHPRAKFYSYEGPIIIGENCIISEKSTIGAAPTQPPSFLRESRTSDGLPVRISSCVTVGPLATILPGAHIHSAVTIEALATVHRRVSIGAHSKICSGCEVSDNVKIRDWTVVWGSGAGFGQRRRTRATEKMSSATATTQGIQALEGRVIEDARLMVLQKEREALVRLIGSGGGGRRR from the coding sequence ATGGACCCCCGTCAAAGCCAAGTTCACCTCAAACCACCGCCACCCCAACACGTTCGCCCTTCAGCATcggcctcatcctcaccagcCCCGACTCCCCGCGCCCCCGTAACAATACATCCTACCACAACAGTCGCAGACACAGTCATCCTCCACGGCACGCATCCGATCTCAATAGGCGCAGGAACGATAGTCCATCCCCGCGCCAAGTTCTACTCTTACGAAGgacccatcatcatcggcgagAACTGTATAATCAGTGAAAAGAGCACCATCGGCGCCGCGCCCACCCAGCCTCCCTCGTTTCTCAGAGAATCGCGCACATCAGACGGATTGCCCGTCCGTATATCCTCTTGTGTTACCGTTGGACCGCTAGCTACAATTCTACCTGGGGCACATATTCACTCTGCTGTTACAATTGAAGCACTCGCGACCGTCCATCGGCGCGTATCGATAGGCGCACATTCGAAGATCTGCTCAGGGTGTGAGGTTTCGGACAATGTGAAGATACGAGATTGGACTGTTGTGTGGGGGTCTGGAGCTGGCTTTGGGCAGAGAAGACGTACACGCGCGACGGAGAAAATGAGTTCGGCCACCGCTACAACACAGGGGATCCAGGCATTGGAAGGGAGAGTGATCGAGGATGCGAGACTGATGGTATTgcaaaaggagagagaggctCTTGTTAGACTTATTGGATCAGGAGGGGGTGGACGGAGAAGGTGA
- a CDS encoding putative magnesium dependent phosphatase (magnesium dependent phosphatase): MNMMRAKRTNTQPLEDASTAPATFNDGLPLPKLIAFDLDYTLWPFWVDTHVSAPIKPRDNNSRCTDRWNESFAFYPAVSAIIYACKTRSIPLALASRTHTPDLARDMLKALHIIPTFSDNPAAKAKSVRALDYFTYVQIFPANKTQHFSKIHQASGINYEDMLFFDDEARNRNVETELGVTFCLVRDGMTKEEVDRGVWAWRKRNGIKPSAPKEHNGEQAN; encoded by the exons ATGAATATGATGCGCGCCAAAAGAACCAACACACAACCCCTAGAGGATGCGTCTACTGCCCCCGCAACCTTCAACGATGGTCTCCCCCTCCCAAAACTGATCGCCTTTGATCTGGATTACACACTGTGGCCATTTTGGGTGGATACACATGTCAGCGCACCGATCAAGCCACGAGATAATAATTCCCGGTGTACCGACAG GTGGAATGAGTCGTTCGCCTTCTACCCCGCGGTATCAGCAATCATCTATGCGTGCAAAACCCGCTCAATTCCGTTAGCTCTGGCCTCCCGGACGCATACCCCCGACCTTGCCCGGGACATGCTCAAGGCCCTTCACATTATTCCAACTTTCTCTGACAACCCCGCAGCTAAGGCGAAATCAGTCCGTGCCTTAGATTATTTTACCTACGTTCAGATCTTTCCGGCAAACAAGACACAACATTTCTCGAAGATCCACCAGGCTAGCGGAATCAACTATGAAGATATGCTCTTTTTCGATGATGAGGCGCGCAATCGGAACGTTGAGACCGAGCTTGGGGTTACCTTCTGTCTCGTTCGGGACGGTATGACAAAAGAAGAGGTTGATCGGGGTGTCTGGGCATGGCGTAAAAGGAATGGAATAAAGCCTTCTGCGCCAAAGGAACATAATGGTGAGCAGGCGAATTGA